The Ziziphus jujuba cultivar Dongzao chromosome 3, ASM3175591v1 region GTCAACATTCTGTAACTATCAAAGTCAAAAGgacgaaaacaaaataaaaaatcagaaaaacaaGGGGAGCCCGATACATGGGTTGAGACCACATCTAATACGTGTCAAGATTGACCATATTCATGTTGTGTTGTGTCATGTTTATGTGAAATTTAATTAACCCAAACATGATCTGTTAAATTTTTGTGTAGAAATAGATAAATTCGAATCTATTCGTTAAATTATCATGCAATCTGTTATCCAACCTGTTAATctattaagaatatataaaaatttaaaatttaaatttgaattagtttttaaataataaaataatatatttttttaaaaaaatcctataGAGAGACTTATTTGTTTCtagactttttaaaaaataaaactaaaaaaaaaaaattaattcatatttaacaataaatcaaataattttaatattataaaatttgtataattacaaaaatactcATATTTGATAGGTCTAATAGATTTATTGTGTATTATTGTGTTTCACCAGGTAAAATctaatttattggattttattGAATAAAACTGATACAAATCTAATATAATATTGTCAATTCAGATCCGTAAATAATTTTACAGGTTCGTATCGTATGAGATTTTACCAGACCTAAATAGAACGCCACCGTGAAAGTCTTTTGTAATCCAATGCCGCGAAAGATCCTGGATGATGCCATTCATGGAAATGAGAACTACGGTCAAAGAATAGTTCTCTGAGATTTTTCAAAATAGCAATTGGCACATGTGTTATTGCAGTATCTTGGATATTTAGCAGTTCCAAACTCTTCAAAAACACTATGTCCTTTGATAAATCCCGAAGTGTATGACAACCTCCAAGATAAAGAATTTTAAGAGATACCATACCACGTAAACTGGGTGGCAGATTTTCCAGACTAATGCAACCACGAAGATCCAAATGAATAAGCTTTCCAAGAAATTGAATGGATGGGTCGATCTTTGACAACTTCCGACAGTGACCAAGATCTAACACCTCTAGATTTGGAACCAGTGTGAAGTCGTTGAATATCTCGGTAAGATTGATGCAGCCAAATAGTCGGACAGATCTCAGTTTGGGTAAatgctattaaaaaataaatacaaaattaaaaaaattaaaaaaacaaacggaaaaaggtaaattaaaaaaataaattaacatacATATAAGAAACTCATAAACGTATAACATATACATGGCAAGTCCTATATTACGATAGGAGACATAGTGAATTGACAAGTGTTATATATGAACTGTTATTTTAATTCTGTGTTGAGATGATATGGAATATAATTCAGAAATGAAGTCTGGTGAGAACAAACTCAATGAATATACTTATATATTGAGACGTACCTCGACAGTACCCCAAAGTCGACAGATCCTACTATAGGACATGTCAACTTCAACGAGTTGAGTTGGCTGGAAACTTAATGGAAAATATTGGAAGGGACACCATACCCATTGAAGAATAAGTAATTCATTGGAAAGATATTGAAGCATTGGCAAGTCAGACTGATTGTCTAATTCATTGGAAAGAGATTGAAGAATTGGCAAGACACTTGACAAGCCAGACAGACTGTAGCTGTCTAATTTGAGCAGTTTTAGTTTCTTCATTTTCGTGAGCACATCAAGGAAATTCAAAAATGTTTCTTTTGTTGGACATTTTTTAGATAGATCAAAGCAAACAACGGCTTCAATTTCTTCTATTGCCTGAGATGTAAGTAAAGTCGGATAGACAAAACAAAGTTAAAATAGGAGACATAATGTCATAAGAAATGCAAGTAACAAATGCAAGGCTGCAACTTTCtcatctagatttttttttttcaattatttattaagaTGCCACTCATATACAGCACTTGCCATGCAATCACAgcatctccttttttttttcaaaaaatgtagGGGAGAATTGTTTGGAGGTTCAacataaatcatatatataattactttaaCAAAATTCCACTAAAAGCTCCTACTATAATAATGagaaaatatttctaatttgatgaaatctaataaattaatgtGAAAGGTTCTTAAGAGATTCAATACGTACCGTACAATTCTTCAAAACATATGAGACATTTGAAACATTCCACAACTTAATTTGTCTTCCAAGCTTCTCTGTAAGTGATTTCTTCTCCAAAATCTTCCAACCCATCTCTTCCAATAAATCATGGACCCAGATTTTGTTATCTTTAATGCTCAAGAGAGATTTGTCACCAAGATTTCTTATACCAATTATTGGATTGAAACTGCACTTCTTCAGTATACTTGTAACATAGTCTTTGTCATTATCACTAAGATTTCCTATacttatttttggaaaaccgATCTTCTTCCGTATACTTGTTAAAAAGTCTTTGTGACCACTTCCCCTGAAAAAGCAAGCAATGAGAAGGAATATATTCATGTCTTCGTCCTCCAGTCCATCAAAACTTATTTGAAGTACTTCCGTAATCTCCTTGTTGGGGTTATGTTTGAGTCTTTCCAACTGATCATTCAATTCTTCTACATATTTTCCACGTAAAGCGGAACCCAAGACTTTTAGAGCTAATGGAAGGCCATCGGCATATGCTACCACACGTTGAGACAACCTTTTATATTCTACATATTCATCTGGACGACGATGAACATCTTCGACGCCGGCCTTCCAAGTAAAGAGTTGAAAACCTTCATCACCATATAATGGCTCCACATCGTATATTTCTTCCACTCCATGAGCAATTAGCAAGTGTCTATCCCTGGTTGTGATGATGATTCTACTCCCTGAACCATACCAATCGCGTTCCCCAACCAGAGTTTCTAGCTGGTCCAGATGATCTACGTCATCAATAACGATAAGAGCCTTTTTACGACACAATCTATTTCTTATAGTTCCACAGTTGGTTGTGCATTCTTCACTCAAAGTATCTGAAAGAAGCTGCTCTTTAAGGGACTTTAGATAATTTCCTTTAACGTTTTCAAGGAAGCTAATACTTTCAAATTGAGAAGATTCCAATTCATAAAAAGTTCTGGCAATTGTTGTTTTGCCTATACCACCCATCCCACATATTCCAATAAACTCAGCACCACTCTTTGATTTATAAACATATGATTTCAGCTTCTCCATGCGTGAATGCATTCCAAATAGGCCCTTAGAAATTATGTTTGAAGAACCAACATATTCTTTCGATACCTTTAAAACAAAGTCATTGATAAATTCTGCTTGATTATCCCTTCATAAAAATACAACTGTGGCAAGTTAGCGTGTACTACGTaacaataaaaacattaaatatttttaatccaaAACATTTTACAATAACATTGATATTGTATTTTTAGTGTGTATCATATCAGTTATATACAATTATGTAGAATGTTTTTGTCCACAttataaactttgatttgatgttAAAACTGCTATAACTTTGAAAGACAATCATCGATTAGGCACATGTTAGGTTACTTTAATGTTAAAACTgttataactttttttaatcaatttttgaatCATCTGAATGgttaagattttaaaatgtaatattaGCTTGTAAACATATCAAATCATCTTCTCCATGCGTAAAAGCATTCCAAATAGGCCTTCAGAAATGGTTGgtgaaataaaatattcttttgatAGAAGTATTTAATATCTCTtatgtaaaaaattttaaaaggtaaCATTAATATTGTATTTTAGTGTGTACCATATCGATCATGGACTACTATGTAGTATTTGTATATCGATCACACTCACATTAGGTCACATTAATCctaaaactttattattttttttatcaattcttGAATCGCTCTAGGAATGAGGTTTCAAAATGTAGTACTAGCTTATACGGAGCTATGTAAGGTTTTACCTTGTCTAGATTGGATTTTAACAGTTCACATGATCTAAATaggtaattaatatatttttttaaaatcttaaccATGGAAATTATATTCCAAAAGTTAATAAGAAGCTCATGATGTTAAATTTATAAGGTTAACATGATATAATTTGACTCATAAAAATTTGCATGCATAAATATACAGTAAGACTAaactatatgtaaatataaatatatatata contains the following coding sequences:
- the LOC112492360 gene encoding disease resistance protein RPV1-like isoform X1: MHSRMEKLKSYVYKSKSGAEFIGICGMGGIGKTTIARTFYELESSQFESISFLENVKGNYLKSLKEQLLSDTLSEECTTNCGTIRNRLCRKKALIVIDDVDHLDQLETLVGERDWYGSGSRIIITTRDRHLLIAHGVEEIYDVEPLYGDEGFQLFTWKAGVEDVHRRPDEYVEYKRLSQRVVAYADGLPLALKVLGSALRGKYVEELNDQLERLKHNPNKEITEVLQISFDGLEDEDMNIFLLIACFFRGSGHKDFLTSIRKKIGFPKISIGNLSDNDKDYVTSILKKCSFNPIIGIRNLGDKSLLSIKDNKIWVHDLLEEMGWKILEKKSLTEKLGRQIKLWNVSNVSYVLKNCTAIEEIEAVVCFDLSKKCPTKETFLNFLDVLTKMKKLKLLKLDSYSLSGLSSVLPILQSLSNELDNQSDLPMLQYLSNELLILQWVWCPFQYFPLSFQPTQLVEVDMSYSRICRLWGTVEHLPKLRSVRLFGCINLTEIFNDFTLVPNLEVLDLGHCRKLSKIDPSIQFLGKLIHLDLRGCISLENLPPSLRGMVSLKILYLGGCHTLRDLSKDIVFLKSLELLNIQDTAITHVPIAILKNLRELFFDRSSHFHEWHHPGSFAALDYKRLSRWRSI
- the LOC112492360 gene encoding disease resistance protein Roq1-like isoform X2, with product MHSRMEKLKSYVYKSKSGAEFIGICGMGGIGKTTIARTFYELESSQFESISFLENVKGNYLKSLKEQLLSDTLSEECTTNCGTIRNRLCRKKALIVIDDVDHLDQLETLVGERDWYGSGSRIIITTRDRHLLIAHGVEEIYDVEPLYGDEGFQLFTWKAGVEDVHRRPDEYVEYKRLSQRVVAYADGLPLALKVLGSALRGKYVEELNDQLERLKHNPNKEITEVLQISFDGLEDEDMNIFLLIACFFRGSGHKDFLTSIRKKIGFPKISIGNLSDNDKDYVTSILKKCSFNPIIGIRNLGDKSLLSIKDNKIWVHDLLEEMGWKILEKKSLTEKLGRQIKLWNVSNVSYVLKNCTHLPKLRSVRLFGCINLTEIFNDFTLVPNLEVLDLGHCRKLSKIDPSIQFLGKLIHLDLRGCISLENLPPSLRGMVSLKILYLGGCHTLRDLSKDIVFLKSLELLNIQDTAITHVPIAILKNLRELFFDRSSHFHEWHHPGSFAALDYKRLSRWRSI